The genome window ACCCTTTATTAGGGACTGATAATATAAAATGTTATTGGATATAGATTAATAATTTTCATTACTAATTATTTGAATAAAGTAGAGAATAAGGTACggaaaaactgaaattatTGAAATGTAACCTTGAAATTTTGCTTTACAGTTTAGGTCATCAGGGGATTCTATTGCCCATGTAGTGGTTGATGCCAAGTAATTCGTGCTTATATTACATATTGGCTCCGTGGATGTGCTTAAAATAGGTACGTAGTGCACTGCTCTTGGTTTGCTTTCATTCATTACAAATTGTGGATCCCGCGactcttcttgttttgtataATTAGACTTGATATTTGCAGCTGTGGGACTGGATCCTTAATGTTTTGAGAACATTTTTGTAGTTTTATCAATATAATCTCATCCCTAGTTGTCGATGTTTTATAAGCAGTATGTAATTTTGAGACCATCTGTAAGGTTTGAGGCAGTTGTCTTGTCTCTTCCACTTTTAGTGCATAGACAATTTCCTAGTTCAAATTAACTGAAAACAAtgttctaaaaaaatttatttcaaatttttattttggatatattgGTAGTTTTACTAAGTCCTTAAACTAGTATcttcatatataatatttggTTTAAAGGTAGTGGTATTTGTTTGTCGATGATATTCAATCTGCATAATTTTCAGGCTTGCTTACAGTAAGAAGGGCCCTACTCTTGGGCCCATTAATGATGAAGCGGCAAAAGTAAGTTATATTAATGCCTAGTGTAGTAATTAAATGgaacaatcaaataattattGCAACTACTCATTACCGTAATTAATGATGGATGTTGTGTGTTTTATGCAACGGTGTTTTGTAAGATGAGTTGGAGGAACTTGAGTAGAGGGAGCGGGATGCAGGTCGGAAGATGATGAATAAACAACCATGAAGGAGCAAGAAATGCTGCGGAGGTTCAAAGTCCATTGTTGAATGTTTTGGTTTGGATGCAAACAGGTGGGGAAGCTAGAAGTAATAGGGCTaacaaaaatattgaaaattggTTTATTTGCTGAATTTGGTGCCATTTTGTATTTATTGGGTGAAgaatattgaagaaaatattttgatGTGCTGGTGTAATTAAATTCACAATGGCATGCTCTAGATTttgatgctttttttttttcatgttctgATTGTACTAGAGTAATGAATGAATGTGCCAttgttaaatttctttgaccTAACCCCGTTTTAAAGGACTAAATATATACtagattttattatttgttgaatACATTAATGTGACTTGGTAAATATGATTGAATTGTGCCCAATTAAAATATTGGATAGCAGGTTTTGAGAgaatgaaaaggaaattaattggaaacagaagaaaaaaaaaaaaaccataaatgTTTTGAAGGCACGAATGTGGGATgggttacaaatatataataaaataataaaataatataaaggCACTGATATTTGTATCTAGGCAATGCATTACGGATGTATATGGAATTAATGTACGCGTATTGGGTGCTAGAAATGTGATGAGAGACTCTTCAAAATTTGATGAGGTAAATGCACTGATGGTTTCATAAATAGAAGCATCTCTTTTTAACTTCATTTCTTATAAGATAGACAAgagtgaaaagaaaagaaaaacaaatgtcAATATACCATCCTAGTtcctttgatttattttatcaacGGTAAGTGCATATTAaatgaaaggacccgccccgaatttttccCAAAACCCAAGACGAATCCTTTGAAATTCCTAACGTCACCCCGaggccgggcccacttactaaagaccgagactttctgccgaaatttcggcaaagtctcccctataaattggacatttcccaaaatttatacctgcataaaaacacaatttatattctcaactggcagcatgcacaatataatttcatgcaattcacacaaatggccttcggccttccaataattctccACCAACAACCTAGCAATTCAAATACCCCTTTATGACTAatatttagtctgcggctgcacctaataaccttaggctgcctacgtaccctccttgagggatcaagccacacgtagttctcccATAACACTCAATACCACATTTTGGCGATaccttatttcatttctcagtatttcacataatctccccatacgccggtacaaccaacgccacgtatagggtctgtcaacacgccggatagcctacgccacgtgcgaccatgccatactatcacatatctccccatacgccggtacaaccaacgccacgtatggggtctgtctcaacgccgaataacctacgccacgcgagacctgcacatcttatcacatatctccccatacgccggtacaaccaacgccacgtatggggcctgtcgacacgccggataacctacgccacgtgcgacctcaacacagtatcacataatctccccatacgccggtacaaccaacgccacgtatggggcctgtctcaacgccggataacctacgccacgtgagacctaattttcacttggtggtactTGTAGTGAATCCAAgatccggggaggtacttaaggtagtgcgtGTAGCACTcgaactgacattctagactctgttgtacccttgtacaaccatatataattatattttaattctaatattgcgtaaatCCCAACAATAGTATAGCACTagataatccccctgggaaggtgagattactccgggagactcacggtcaaccaagggtcaaactaccctaaccctggtcaaacgggcctacggggaccacgacctccaaactccgatccgaaagttcctatggggtCTATAAAGTATAGGACACTCATCCCgtaagtttggttcagatcggacggtcggatcgctcacgatcgcacgatctaacggttaatctaaaatataaactttaaattattaaatcggaacatccggggctccgattcacgatccgtgaatccCTCCACGATCCTAAaaatacctagattaacatatattatattcgggaccatccaacggtcccaacctatcgaacccggataacgcgcAATAGgagatatccgttcgatagtcaaacgatgtccgaattgagatccgcgaaatcctacgcactcgtgacaaccaggAGATCGCATTGGGACAATAATACCCCTCttctacagtgcccacgcgctgccacacgggcgggcagcgtgtgggtgtccaaagcgataaagcttcgccgaaaaatctcaacaTCTCGGGCCAAGActtctaccctaggtataacactctatttggagtcacttttgttcttgggcttaccccaaaaactgaccggaagtggccggaatcggagacccaaaaccggccaaaacctaagTTGGAAATCAGTTAATCTACGCTCAAACTtaacgaaatcctacccaaccatcagctagagcatgaaaaataggtagaaaaccataccttactcgtccaatttggtggagaaatgagagagaacgaagGGTCGAAAGTTTTGTAAAAATCTGTCCAAACCGCTGCCTTTCGTGGCTGATTCCGGCGACCACGGTGGCGGATCGAGGCGGCGCTGGGGTGGAATGGAAAGTAGGGAGTGTGGTGGTTCCAACGGGACTGGTTCCGCCCCAAGTGGCGgcgtgtggtggcggtggcgacGACGAGAAGTCGCTGTCGTCGCAAGGGAGGGGggattttctgggtttttcgcaggagagagagagagagagagagagagagagagagagagagagagaaatctggttttaaaaaaacaacttcgaaatatttacgattttgccactgaacttgttttgctcgtaacttcttcgttccAACTCCGAATTGgacccactacgtgtctacggactcgtctcagtacgacctatccaaaaatacaagtcacggtcccaaactctctccggttaaaaatatgactaaaatacccttaaataattaaataattaaataagggttaaatttgggaaaatttagggtcggggtgttacattaAATTAGTTACGATAGAAAGAAGCCCACATGTAGtgttattgttttctttttctttttcctttgttttgaCAATCTTGACGGTATGAGAGAAAtttattgaagaaataaaagagtaACACCTGGATGGGACAAAAAGACCCAAAGCCCCTCGTGAGAGACCTCAAAACACAAAGTGAGGAAAGCACACTAATACAAAACACGCCAAACCAAATACAAAACTAGCAAAAGCAACAATTTAAAAGCTAAGACAAGTTTCGAAAGTAAGCTTCAGCAGTAACAGTCGGACGAGTAGCCCACTAGAACACGCAtgcacatttttattttctctttgtatCATAATCTCCCTTGCCAACGAGCTACTTTCAGTGCAATTATTAAGGCTACTTTCCCTTTCACGTTGtcaaagaatttaaaatatgCATACCTCCATGACTTCTTTAGGACCAATGTTCCACAAACAGCCCAAAAGCCTATAATGAAACCAAGTGCCATGCCAACGTAAAACCAAAACATTTCGCTATCATCTTTACTATGATCTTCCAAAGTAAAACTCTGTCTTGAATGTGTATCATCTCCAGGGCAAACAGTCGAAAGAGGAGCCCCACACAATAACAGATTGCCTTCATAAATAGATGGATCATCGAGGGTTTGGAGTTGGTTTCCCAAAGGTATATTTCCAATCAAGTTGTTGTAAGATAAGTTCAAGTGAGATATGAAggttaaagaagaaaagttttgAGGGATATGTCCTGAAAGCTGGTTGTGTGAGAGATCAAGAGTTTCAAGCCAACGTAATTTTCCGATGCTTGAAGGAATCTCTCCAGTTAATCGATTCATCGACAAGTTCAATGTATTCAATCCAACCAGACTGCCTACTTGTTCAGGGATTTCACCTTCAAACGGAAGATCAATCAAGTTTCCCCACGAGGCTAACTGGTCATCTCTATATTCGAGCTCTTCCCCTTTTGACGTTATTGTTATTTGTCCATTATATGTATCAAAGCCCGGGAAACCCATGATTACACCTTTAACTTCGACTAGAGTAGTCATATTTTTCAGACACTTGGGAATGGTCCCTGAAAAGTTGTTGTGAGAAAGGTCTAGGACGCGAAGGCTAACAAGATTGCAGAAATGGTGAGGGATATGCCCACTTAAAAGGTTGGATCGCAGTTGTAACACTATCAATCCTGATACTTTTGATCCAAGCCATAAAGGTATGTTTCCAGTGAATGTGTTGTGTCCAAGATTAAGTATGATCAAATCAGTGCAATTTTGCAAGGAAAAAGGAATCTCACCgccaaaattattattattcaccTTAAAATGTTGAAGAGAAATTGAGATATCCATTAAACTCGAAATATTACCAGAAAGATTGTTGTGTGAGACATCAATACTGACTATATGCCACGAACTCCACCGTTGAGGGAACTCTCCAAAAAGTTGATTGTTTCATAGCGAAATGACTCCCATATCCTTCATGTTGCAAATAGAGAGTGGAATAGTACCATTCAAATGATTCTCAGAAACATCAAGATGTTCCAATTGAGGCATCAATTGGTCTAAATTGGAGGAAATTGGTCCGGAAAATAAATTGCTTTGAAGATCTAAGAAGGAGGCATTAGTGGGCCAAATTGGAAGTGGGCCCTCCAATTGATTATGACCCAAATTGATACGAGATAGCTTGGGAAACTTCAATTGTAATGGAAGCCTTCCACTGAAGTTGTTGTAAGATAAATCCAAaagtttgacttgagaagatATCTTCGACAACCATTCCTCTAGTATGGAATCCGAGATGAAAGTATTATGAAGGCTGACATATACTAGTTCAGTTTGAGATTGAAGCAATACCCAAAAACCATGACCTACTCTGCAGTCTCCAATGTTAAGTGTGTGGAGCTTGAAAGGAGGGACCCAATCATAAGCCACATTTAAAACGAGGGACATGGGCTTTCCATTTATCATATTGGATATTGAAATGGCTTTTAATCTGGTGAGATTTATGAAATGGGCTTCCGTTAGAATGCCTTCCCATGAATTCCAAGAAAGATCTAGTTTAACTAGCTCGGAGagttttcccaaactttctgGAATTGAGCCGTTCATATTATTACTAGACAGGTCCATTGTTTTCAAGGATGACAAGTTTCCAATAGATTCTGGAATTGAACCCCAAAGAAAGAGATTCTCGAGGTTGAGATGCTGCAAACTTGTTAACATTCCTAAGGAGTCCGGCAGTTGGCCTTCGAGCCCACAAGAAGACAAATCTAGTGATTCTAATGCTATTgtattatttggacagtttgacAAACTCCTCCAAAACTCTTCAATTTTCTCACCATCAAAATCGTTCCAATGACTCTGGGAATTCGACCCTGGAGGCCCAAATAAGTTAAATCTAGGTATTCCAGAGATCTGAGGCTTGCAAGTTCACCGGGAAAAGGAACACTGAAAGTATTCTCGCTTAGATCAAGTTTTCTGAGGCTGGTAAGATTGAAAAGCCAACTGGGAAATGGAGAAGTATTGATGGTATTATCTGACAAATCAAGGACCGAAAGTGAAGTGAAGTTATTCTTCTGGAGTGATAGTGGAAGGCCTTCAATGAAGCAATTAGATAAGTGTAACTCCAATAAGGAAGGAACCATGTTAACATGATGCAGCCAATTTGGAACTCCTGTGCTGCTAAGATCCACTCCATTGAGATAGATGTATTCTAGGTAAGAGAGATGAGAAAGCCAATTCAAGTTTTTGGAATGTATTTCGAATGaggaaatataataataaaaagagttGTCAAGATCAAGATAGTTCAATTTTGATAAGTTACCGAGAGAAGGGGGAATCTCTCCGGAAAATAATGCAAAGGAAATATTGAGATACCTCAGACTTTGAAGCTCCCCAAAGAACTTAGGGATGGAAATCCCATCAAAATCATTGCAGCTTAGATCCagataatttaaatatttcaaGCTAAGCAAAGAAGGATTTATCTTACCCCCCAAGCAAGACTGCTTATAAGCCAACTCGTGCCACTCGTCGTCATACACGAAAACATATGGAAACGGATTCCGGAGATTCACCTTCGCCACATGACCGGTGCGATTGTTGCACGAAATCCCTTGCCATTGACAGCAATCGCGACCCGCCCAAGAAGAAAGCCTTCCAGAGGGATC of Prunus dulcis chromosome 4, ALMONDv2, whole genome shotgun sequence contains these proteins:
- the LOC117625199 gene encoding receptor-like protein EIX2, which translates into the protein MDISISLQHFKVNNNNFGGEIPFSLQNCTDLIILNLGHNTFTGNIPLWLGSKVSGLIVLQLRSNLLSGHIPHHFCNLVSLRVLDLSHNNFSGTIPKCLKNMTTLVEVKGVIMGFPGFDTYNGQITITSKGEELEYRDDQLASWGNLIDLPFEGEIPEQVGSLVGLNTLNLSMNRLTGEIPSSIGKLRWLETLDLSHNQLSGHIPQNFSSLTFISHLNLSYNNLIGNIPLGNQLQTLDDPSIYEGNLLLCGAPLSTVCPGDDTHSRQSFTLEDHSKDDSEMFWFYVGMALGFIIGFWAVCGTLVLKKSWRYAYFKFFDNVKGKVALIIALKVARWQGRL
- the LOC117625200 gene encoding receptor-like protein EIX2, which gives rise to MDTLYSNLFNPPYISHFLLLLFLASSYLHTSSHFCFCLVDGIPSTGSVRSCIEEERSALLSFKQDLKDPSGRLSSWAGRDCCQWQGISCNNRTGHVAKVNLRNPFPYVFVYDDEWHELAYKQSCLGEYIYLNGVDLSSTGVPNWLHHVNMVPSLLELHLSNCFIEGLPLSLQKNNFTSLSVLDLSDNTINTSPFPSWLFNLTSLRKLDLSENTFSVPFPGSNSQSHWNDFDGEKIEEFWRSLSNCPNNTIALESLDLSSCGLEGQLPDSLGMLTSLQHLNLENLFLWGSIPESIGNLSSLKTMDLSSNNMNGSIPESLGKLSELVKLDLSWNSWEGILTEAHFINLTRLKAISISNMINGKPMSLVLNVAYDWVPPFKLHTLNIGDCRVGHGFWVLLQSQTELVYVSLHNTFISDSILEEWLSKISSQVKLLDLSYNNFSGRLPLQLKFPKLSRINLGHNQLEGPLPIWPTNASFLDLQSNLFSGPISSNLDQLMPQLEHLDVSENHLNGTIPLSICNMKDMGVISL